A region from the Drosophila ananassae strain 14024-0371.13 chromosome 2L, ASM1763931v2, whole genome shotgun sequence genome encodes:
- the LOC6505640 gene encoding serendipity locus protein beta translates to MSSTRPFCFVCGKVKSVGVCQLIEGCIVPGTFKPIKDILKYFEKIINQRLDLQPNSAACRDCLEYLFNYDRLVRNLVQVQRQIADALLGCRLGKGGKAAGKLVVKPDVTKARVQVPAFKIVHPTAKNLNSPNTSSFIIENDQSEEIKEEEFLTEEVMDDFQFSEVEESMTSSEDDYLETIDYPCHICGEMFSSQEILERHIRTDNCQKSDDATCNVCGLKFKDDEVLDLHMNLHEGKTELECRYCDKKFSHKRNVLRHMEVHWDKKKYQCDKCGERFSLSWLMYNHLMRHDAEENALICEICHQQFKTKRTYKHHLRTHQTDRPRYPCTECEKSFVDKYTLKVHKRVHEQAKEEQTS, encoded by the exons ATGAGCTCAACACGTCCGTTTTGTTTCGTTTGCGGTAAAGTAAAATCTGTCGGAGTCTGCCAGCTCATCGAAG GATGCATTGTGCCAGGGACTTTCAAGcccatcaaagatatattgaaatattttgaaaagatCATCAATCAGCGGTTGGATCTGCAGCCCAACTCCGCCGCGTGCAGGGATTGCCTGGAGTATTTGTTCAATTATGACCGACTTGTTAGGAATCTTGTGCAGGTGCAGCGCCAGATTGCGGATGCCCTCCTAGGATGCCGTCTGGGAAAAGGGGGAAAGGCCGCCGGAAAGCTGGTGGTAAAGCCAGATGTCACCAAGGCTCGGGTACAGGTTCCAGCCTTCAAGATCGTTCATCCGACGGCAAAGAATTTAAATAGCCCAAACACTTCGTCTTTTATAATTGAAAATGACCAAAGCGAAGAAATCAAGGAGGAGGAATTTCTTACGGAGGAAGTGATGGATGACTTCCAATTTAGTGAAGTCGAGGAAAGCATGACGTCTTCCGAAGACGACTACTTGGAAACCATAGATTATCCTTGTCACATATGTGGCGAAATGTTTTCCAGCCAAGAAATCCTAGAACGGCACATCAGAACGGACAACTGCCAGAAAAGCGATGATGCAACTTGTAATGTCTGCGGTCTGAAGTTTAAAGATGACGAAGTCTTAGATCTCCATATGAATCTTCATGAAGGAAAGACAGAGCTGGAATGCCGCTACTGCGATAAAAAGTTTTCACACAAAAGGAACGTTCTTCGCCACATGGAGGTGCACTGGGATAAGAAGAAATACCAGTGTGATAAGTGTGGAGAGCGATTCTCATTGTCGTGGCTTATGTACAACCATCTAATGCGTCACGATGCCGAAGAGAATGCACTTATTTGCGAAATTTGCCACCAGCAATTCAAAACCAAGCGCACCTATAAACACCACCTGCGTACTCATCAAACCGATAGACCGCGATATCCCTGCACTGAATGCGAGAAGTCCTTTGTAGACAAATATACTCTTAAAGTTCATAAGCGAGTTCATGAACAGGCTAAGGAGGAACAGACATCCTAG
- the LOC6505886 gene encoding zinc finger protein 771 — MNCCICQFSVRVPKNIHTETVGQPPVPISELVLQCTKGTGYVLTEEASTICKKCCEKLARYHKSIQIARKLRQEILELIHSPFITKQSPLKDEAKGDRIPKFDGNIEVAEAEVEEDEEEDVVTVVDPGNLEQVDEEEHTFIVKESESAGEEVELHSVDLELDIDNEIIINEEMEEQEAELDEPQEKDIEQEDFFKEDTMSDFDDQIDGTIEYIISDGDGDGDDQDNDPDSSGEYTVNIQCPSCPEKFTSRRGYNAHTKREHFPGYVCDQCGKTLQSYSGFIGHLQNHEPVKQFACPVCPERFSRKFRLKHHMAWHTGETPYQCDVCSKRFVHKVALYKHKMIHDNETKRLECQVCGFKTRTKAHLERHTRSHTGDKPFACPVCNKRFSQMYNMKAHLREHESPGTNRHRRFHCPKCTHTFINEQNYVSHVQRDDCTAT, encoded by the coding sequence ATGAACTGCTGCATTTGCCAATTTTCTGTGCGAGTCCCAAAGAATATTCATACGGAAACGGTGGGCCAGCCGCCGGTGCCCATCAGCGAGCTGGTCCTGCAATGCACCAAGGGCACAGGCTACGTGCTCACCGAGGAGGCCTCGACCATTTGCAAGAAATGCTGCGAGAAGCTGGCCAGGTACCACAAGTCCATTCAGATCGCACGAAAGCTGCGTCAGGAGATCCTGGAGCTCATCCACAGTCCGTTCATAACGAAGCAGTCGCCGCTGAAGGATGAAGCAAAGGGGGATCGAATTCCCAAGTTCGATGGGAATATTGAAGTAGCCGAAGCCGAAGTcgaggaggatgaggaggaggatgtGGTCACTGTGGTGGATCCGGGAAACCTTGAGCAGGTGGACGAGGAGGAGCACACCTTTATTGTCAAGGAATCGGAGAGCGCTGGTGAAGAAGTGGAACTCCACTCTGTGGATCTAGAATTAGATATAGATAACGAGATCATTATAAACGAGGAGATGGAGGAGCAGGAAGCTGAGCTGGATGAGCCTCAAGAGAAGGACATTGAACAGGAAGACTTTTTCAAGGAGGACACCATGAGCGACTTCGACGATCAGATAGACGGTACAATAGAATACATTATATCGGACGGTGACGGGGATGGTGATGACCAAGATAACGATCCTGATAGCTCGGGCGAGTACACCGTTAATATCCAGTGCCCCAGCTGTCCAGAAAAGTTCACCAGCCGGCGTGGATATAATGCTCATACAAAACGCGAACACTTTCCCGGCTATGTCTGTGATCAGTGCGGAAAGACGCTTCAGTCCTATTCCGGATTTATTGGACATCTGCAGAACCACGAGCCTGTCAAACAGTTCGCCTGCCCCGTGTGCCCGGAACGCTTTAGCCGCAAGTTCCGTCTGAAACACCACATGGCCTGGCACACCGGCGAGACGCCATATCAGTGCGATGTCTGTTCTAAACGATTCGTCCACAAGGTGGCCCTCTACAAGCACAAGATGATCCACGACAACGAGACCAAGCGATTGGAGTGCCAGGTGTGCGGCTTCAAGACCCGAACCAAGGCTCATCTCGAGCGCCATACGCGTTCCCATACAGGCGATAAACCCTTCGCCTGTCCCGTGTGTAATAAGCGCTTTTCGCAAATGTACAACATGAAGGCCCACTTGAGGGAGCACGAGAGTCCCGGCACGAATCGCCATCGACGCTTTCACTGTCCGAAATGCACACACACCTTTATCAACGAGCAGAACTACGTAAGCCACGTTCAGCGCGACGACTGCACGGCGACCTAA
- the LOC6505884 gene encoding sex-regulated protein janus-A isoform X2, which translates to MSEEALAAVPLVNISDQGIFKYIQIVVINGGKTSKTVVRGFDDCTWHADIFEREEAIFAKSGLKAECPGGGRIEHNPEKKYLKVYGYSQGFGKADHAQTKKILETQYPDYTIEISDDGFNCFNKEF; encoded by the exons ATGTCCGAGGAAGCTCTAGCAGCCGTGCCACTGGTTAATATCAGCGATCAGGGAATATTTAAGTATATTCAGATCGTCGTAATAAATGGTGGAAAGACTTCTAAAACGGTAGTAAGAGGCTTTGACGACTGCACATGGCACG CTGACATCTTTGAACGAGAAGAGGCGATTTTTGCTAAATCAGGACTGAAGGCCGAGTGCCCCGGTGGCGGACGTATAGAGCACAACCCTGAAAAGAAATACCTGAAAGTCTATGGCTACTCCCAG GGCTTCGGAAAAGCGGATCATGCCCAAACCAAAAAGATCCTGGAAACCCAATACCCAGATTACACGATCGAAATCTCTGATGACGGTTTCAACtgttttaataaagaattttga
- the LOC6505639 gene encoding axin isoform X1 gives MSGHPSGLRKHDDNECSGPRPPVPGEESRVKKMTEGVTETSKNSPPSYLNWARTLNHLLEDRDGVELFKKYVEEEAPAYNDHLNFYFACEGLKQQTDPEKVKQIIGAIYRFLRKSQLSISDDLRAQIKAIKSNPDLPLSPHIFDPMQHHVEVTIRDNIYPTFLCSEMYILYIQQMSALQERCNSSGATGSGSAGSSGSGGSCGSSLAGAGACAIPAATTVKQQQQQLVPPGAFINLPVSSVSGPPAGTCSASGSVYGPSTSASSSGSISATDTLPRSSTLPTLHEDSVLSLCDDFEKVQVQDGGGGSAGGARAPDYPMRLTRDLLIATQKRRLEIRPPGAHGYVYTASTNTSYVPNSRVDSERASVSSGGRTDSDTMSLSSCSMDGRPYIQRRHSSTESKAIRQSAMANKETNTFQVIPRTQRLHSNEHRPLKEDELVALLIPKLEEVKRKRDLEERARERNPGAAILTNERSSASDRAFAEAIREKFALDEDNDQDILDQHVSRVWKDQTPHRSPGTMSPCPPIPSRRRTATHDSGMVSDGAMSLSGHSMKHSKSMPDHSSCSRKLTNKWPSMNTDSGISMFSADTVTKYKDTSSRSSSSTASKLEEAKRRLEDEPRRSRRYAQTPMQQPLASFSSSSSGGSISLPHQHQQQLQSMAAPPPLPAKPPETIVVFSFCDEPVPYRIKIPGTQPTLRQFKDYLPRRGHFRFFFKTHCEDPDSPVIQEEIVNDSDILPLFGDKAMGLVKPSD, from the exons ATGAGTGGCCATCCATCGGGACTCCGGAAACATGATGATAATGAGTGTAGTGGGCCACGACCACCAGTACCCGGAGAAGAGAGCCGTGTTAAAAAG ATGACCGAAGGGGTAACAGAGACCTCGAAAAATTCACCGCCATCCTACCTGAACTGGGCCCGTACACTAAACCACCTGCTGGAGGATCGTGATGGGGTCGAGCTCTTCAAGAAGTATGTCGAGGAGGAGGCGCCCGCCTACAACGACCACCTCAACTTCTACTTTGCCTGCGAGGGCCTCAAGCAGCAGACGGATCCCGAGAAGGTGAAGCAGATAATCGGTGCCATCTACAG ATTCCTGCGCAAGAGCCAGCTGTCCATCTCCGATGACCTGCGTGCCCAGATCAAGGCGATCAAGTCGAACCCCGATTTGCCACTTAGTCCGCACATCTTCGATCCTATGCAGCACCATGTGGAGGTTACGATTCGCGACAACATCTACCCCACATTTCTCTGCTCGGAGATGTACATCCTGTACATCCAGCAAATGTCGGCGCTGCAGGAGCGATGCAACAGCAGTGGCGCAACGGGTTCGGGAAGTGCCGGCAGCAGCGGGAGTGGCGGAAGTTGTGGCAGTAGTCTCGCAGGAGCGGGAGCTTGTGCCATTCCAGCGGCGACTACTgtcaagcagcagcagcagcagctggtgCCGCCGGGTGCCTTTATTAACCTGCCGGTGAGCAGCGTGAGCGGGCCGCCAGCTGGCACGTGTAGTGCCAGCGGCAGTGTGTACGGTCCCTCGACCTCGGCCAGCTCTAGCGGGTCCATCAGCGCCACCGACACACTGCCCCGCAGCTCCACGCTGCCCACGCTGCACGAGGACTCGGTGCTGTCGCTCTGCGACGACTTCGAGAAGGTGCAGGTGCAGGACGGAGGCGGCGGCTCTGCAGGTGGGGCTCGTGCGCCCGACTACCCGATGCGACTAACGCGGGACCTACTAATAGCAACTCAGAAAAGAAGACTGGAAATTCGACCTCCCGG TGCCCACGGTTATGTATACACTGCGAGCACCAACACCTCCTATGTGCCCAATTCGCGGGTCGATTCGGAAAGGGCCAGCGTTAGCTCCGGCGGCCGCACCGACTCCGACACCATGTCGCTCTCCAGTTGTTCCAT GGACGGTCGCCCTTACATACAACGCAGACACAGCTCCACGGAGAGCAAGGCGATACGCCAAAGTGCAATGGCGAATAAGGAGACCAATACCTTTCAG GTAATACCTCGCACACAACGACTACATTCGAACGAGCACAGGCCATTGAAAGAGGATGAGCTGGTGGCTCTGCTGATACCCAAGCTAGAGGAGGTGAAGCGAAAGCGAGACCTGGAGGAACGTGCCCGCGAA AGAAACCCTGGAGCTGCCATACTGACCAACGAAAGATCCAGCGCCAGTGATCGTGCCTTTGCCGAGGCAATACGGGAGAAGTTTGCTCTGGACGAGGACAACGACCAAGACATTCTGGACCAGCATGTGTCGCGGGTGTGGAAAGACCAAACACCGCACCGGTCTCCAGGCACAATGTCGCCCTGCCCGCCCATCCCATCACGAAGGCGCACAGCCACTCACGACTCTGGAATGGTCAGCGATGGCGCTATGAGCTTGA GTGGACACTCTATGAAGCACTCGAAATCTATGCCTGATCACAGTTCCTGCTCGAGGAAATTGACAAACAAATGGCCCTCCATGAACACAGATAGTGGGATTAGCATGTTCTCGGCCGACACTGTTACCAAGTACAAAGATACGAG CTCCCGATCCAGCTCAAGCACGGCCTCAAAACTGGAGGAAGCGAAACGAAGACTGGAAGACGAGCCGCGGCGCTCTCGTCGATACGCCCAAACGCCGATGCAACAGCCTCTGGCTTccttcagcagcagcagcagtggcggAAGCATAAGTTTGCCCCaccaacaccagcagcagctgcagtcTATGGCGGCGCCACCGCCTCTGCCGGCCAAGCCGCCGGAGACGATAGTGGTGTTCTCGTTCTGCGACGAGCCCGTTCCGTACAGAATAAAAATACCCGGTACTCAGCCAACCCTGCGTCAGTTCAAGGACTATCTGCCTAGAAGAGGTCACTTTAG GTTCTTCTTCAAGACGCACTGCGAGGATCCGGACAGTCCAGTGATTCAGGAAGAGATTGTTAACGACTCCGACATACTGCCCCTATTCGGAGACAAAGCGATGGGTCTTGTCAAGCCATCCGATTAA
- the LOC6505884 gene encoding sex-regulated protein janus-A isoform X1, with amino-acid sequence MIKSALFGKLPVGLHIIRKMSEEALAAVPLVNISDQGIFKYIQIVVINGGKTSKTVVRGFDDCTWHADIFEREEAIFAKSGLKAECPGGGRIEHNPEKKYLKVYGYSQGFGKADHAQTKKILETQYPDYTIEISDDGFNCFNKEF; translated from the exons ATGATAAAATCTGCGTTATTTGGGAAACTGCCGGTCG GGCTACACATAATAAGAAAAATGTCCGAGGAAGCTCTAGCAGCCGTGCCACTGGTTAATATCAGCGATCAGGGAATATTTAAGTATATTCAGATCGTCGTAATAAATGGTGGAAAGACTTCTAAAACGGTAGTAAGAGGCTTTGACGACTGCACATGGCACG CTGACATCTTTGAACGAGAAGAGGCGATTTTTGCTAAATCAGGACTGAAGGCCGAGTGCCCCGGTGGCGGACGTATAGAGCACAACCCTGAAAAGAAATACCTGAAAGTCTATGGCTACTCCCAG GGCTTCGGAAAAGCGGATCATGCCCAAACCAAAAAGATCCTGGAAACCCAATACCCAGATTACACGATCGAAATCTCTGATGACGGTTTCAACtgttttaataaagaattttga
- the LOC6505639 gene encoding axin isoform X2 has protein sequence MSGHPSGLRKHDDNECSGPRPPVPGEESRVKKMTEGVTETSKNSPPSYLNWARTLNHLLEDRDGVELFKKYVEEEAPAYNDHLNFYFACEGLKQQTDPEKVKQIIGAIYRFLRKSQLSISDDLRAQIKAIKSNPDLPLSPHIFDPMQHHVEVTIRDNIYPTFLCSEMYILYIQQMSALQERCNSSGATGSGSAGSSGSGGSCGSSLAGAGACAIPAATTVKQQQQQLVPPGAFINLPVSSVSGPPAGTCSASGSVYGPSTSASSSGSISATDTLPRSSTLPTLHEDSVLSLCDDFEKVQVQDGGGGSAGGARAPDYPMRLTRDLLIATQKRRLEIRPPGDGRPYIQRRHSSTESKAIRQSAMANKETNTFQVIPRTQRLHSNEHRPLKEDELVALLIPKLEEVKRKRDLEERARERNPGAAILTNERSSASDRAFAEAIREKFALDEDNDQDILDQHVSRVWKDQTPHRSPGTMSPCPPIPSRRRTATHDSGMVSDGAMSLSGHSMKHSKSMPDHSSCSRKLTNKWPSMNTDSGISMFSADTVTKYKDTSSRSSSSTASKLEEAKRRLEDEPRRSRRYAQTPMQQPLASFSSSSSGGSISLPHQHQQQLQSMAAPPPLPAKPPETIVVFSFCDEPVPYRIKIPGTQPTLRQFKDYLPRRGHFRFFFKTHCEDPDSPVIQEEIVNDSDILPLFGDKAMGLVKPSD, from the exons ATGAGTGGCCATCCATCGGGACTCCGGAAACATGATGATAATGAGTGTAGTGGGCCACGACCACCAGTACCCGGAGAAGAGAGCCGTGTTAAAAAG ATGACCGAAGGGGTAACAGAGACCTCGAAAAATTCACCGCCATCCTACCTGAACTGGGCCCGTACACTAAACCACCTGCTGGAGGATCGTGATGGGGTCGAGCTCTTCAAGAAGTATGTCGAGGAGGAGGCGCCCGCCTACAACGACCACCTCAACTTCTACTTTGCCTGCGAGGGCCTCAAGCAGCAGACGGATCCCGAGAAGGTGAAGCAGATAATCGGTGCCATCTACAG ATTCCTGCGCAAGAGCCAGCTGTCCATCTCCGATGACCTGCGTGCCCAGATCAAGGCGATCAAGTCGAACCCCGATTTGCCACTTAGTCCGCACATCTTCGATCCTATGCAGCACCATGTGGAGGTTACGATTCGCGACAACATCTACCCCACATTTCTCTGCTCGGAGATGTACATCCTGTACATCCAGCAAATGTCGGCGCTGCAGGAGCGATGCAACAGCAGTGGCGCAACGGGTTCGGGAAGTGCCGGCAGCAGCGGGAGTGGCGGAAGTTGTGGCAGTAGTCTCGCAGGAGCGGGAGCTTGTGCCATTCCAGCGGCGACTACTgtcaagcagcagcagcagcagctggtgCCGCCGGGTGCCTTTATTAACCTGCCGGTGAGCAGCGTGAGCGGGCCGCCAGCTGGCACGTGTAGTGCCAGCGGCAGTGTGTACGGTCCCTCGACCTCGGCCAGCTCTAGCGGGTCCATCAGCGCCACCGACACACTGCCCCGCAGCTCCACGCTGCCCACGCTGCACGAGGACTCGGTGCTGTCGCTCTGCGACGACTTCGAGAAGGTGCAGGTGCAGGACGGAGGCGGCGGCTCTGCAGGTGGGGCTCGTGCGCCCGACTACCCGATGCGACTAACGCGGGACCTACTAATAGCAACTCAGAAAAGAAGACTGGAAATTCGACCTCCCGG GGACGGTCGCCCTTACATACAACGCAGACACAGCTCCACGGAGAGCAAGGCGATACGCCAAAGTGCAATGGCGAATAAGGAGACCAATACCTTTCAG GTAATACCTCGCACACAACGACTACATTCGAACGAGCACAGGCCATTGAAAGAGGATGAGCTGGTGGCTCTGCTGATACCCAAGCTAGAGGAGGTGAAGCGAAAGCGAGACCTGGAGGAACGTGCCCGCGAA AGAAACCCTGGAGCTGCCATACTGACCAACGAAAGATCCAGCGCCAGTGATCGTGCCTTTGCCGAGGCAATACGGGAGAAGTTTGCTCTGGACGAGGACAACGACCAAGACATTCTGGACCAGCATGTGTCGCGGGTGTGGAAAGACCAAACACCGCACCGGTCTCCAGGCACAATGTCGCCCTGCCCGCCCATCCCATCACGAAGGCGCACAGCCACTCACGACTCTGGAATGGTCAGCGATGGCGCTATGAGCTTGA GTGGACACTCTATGAAGCACTCGAAATCTATGCCTGATCACAGTTCCTGCTCGAGGAAATTGACAAACAAATGGCCCTCCATGAACACAGATAGTGGGATTAGCATGTTCTCGGCCGACACTGTTACCAAGTACAAAGATACGAG CTCCCGATCCAGCTCAAGCACGGCCTCAAAACTGGAGGAAGCGAAACGAAGACTGGAAGACGAGCCGCGGCGCTCTCGTCGATACGCCCAAACGCCGATGCAACAGCCTCTGGCTTccttcagcagcagcagcagtggcggAAGCATAAGTTTGCCCCaccaacaccagcagcagctgcagtcTATGGCGGCGCCACCGCCTCTGCCGGCCAAGCCGCCGGAGACGATAGTGGTGTTCTCGTTCTGCGACGAGCCCGTTCCGTACAGAATAAAAATACCCGGTACTCAGCCAACCCTGCGTCAGTTCAAGGACTATCTGCCTAGAAGAGGTCACTTTAG GTTCTTCTTCAAGACGCACTGCGAGGATCCGGACAGTCCAGTGATTCAGGAAGAGATTGTTAACGACTCCGACATACTGCCCCTATTCGGAGACAAAGCGATGGGTCTTGTCAAGCCATCCGATTAA
- the LOC6502728 gene encoding sex-regulated protein janus-B: MQYYSTLNRLPRCLKSFSRYFSIDRNLKEVPRVRISEGRIRYLLMLAHNHGHMGFGMSIIRGGDVEDHLDIFDQTLAELEPMGICAKCLGGGLINMDKAKKKITIYGKSRTFGEADHSRTRSILQSSTNYKDFKIVVG, from the exons ATGCAATATTATAGTACTCTAAACCGACTTCCTCGATGTCTAAAATCTTTTA GTAGATACTTTTCGATAGATAGGAACTTGAAGGAAGTTCCTCGGGTTAGGATTTCTGAGGGCCGTATACGCTATTTGTTAATGTTGGCCCATAATCATGGTCACATGGGTTTTGGGATGTCAATCATTCGGGGGGGCGATGTTGAGGACCATT TGGATATTTTTGACCAAACACTGGCAGAATTGGAGCCGATGGGTATCTGTGCCAAATGTCTGGGCGGTGGGTTGATCAACATGGataaagcaaagaaaaaaattactatATATGGCAAAAGCAGA ACCTTTGGCGAGGCCGACCATTCCAGGACGAGGAGTATTCTACAATCTTCAACCAATTATAaggattttaaaattgttgttggctga
- the LOC6505885 gene encoding sex-regulated protein janus-B, whose protein sequence is MKLAMQHFKIINPLSKIIVPTVKQLSTARVNALLLNVPRVQISSGKNNYLLMMIHLHGKTRYGRTIVRGTDSKSHEEIYAEVLDEMDAIGICTKALGGGFIENNESKKKMKIYGCCKTYGEAPHGRTKDILLAWTKYKDFDITVAKYRT, encoded by the exons atgaaattggCAATGCAACATTTCAAAATTATAAATCCACTTTCCAAAATCATAGTACCCACCGTGAAGCAGCTAAGCACTGCAAGGGTTAACGCTCTACTTTTGAATGTGCCAAGAGTACAGATCTCGTCTGGAAAAAATAACTACCTTTTAATGATGATACATTTGCATGGTAAAACTCGCTATGGCAGGACAATTGTTCGTGGAACAGACTCTAAATCCCATG AGGAAATTTACGCCGAAGTGTTGGATGAAATGGATGCCATTGGCATATGCACAAAAGCCTTGGGGGGTGGATTTATAGAAAACAATGAatccaagaaaaaaatgaaaatctaTGGTTGTTGCAAA ACATACGGCGAGGCACCACATGGTAGAACCAAGGATATTTTACTTGCATGGACTAAATATAAAGACTTTGACATAACCGTTGCAAAATATAGAACCtaa